From Pseudomonas sp. B21-028, one genomic window encodes:
- a CDS encoding Hcp family type VI secretion system effector has product MDAIILDLGGDIKGDSLLEGFTDKIEVMSYSHNVAMQVTNDVSNSERTSGRPHIGEFTLTKFIDSSTPSLNEYCCAGKPIPQAVITIGRNAAEGSGQIMPFIVYTLSNVVLSNVSVSGGTGGKPVETLSLNFTKIKWELTAQKDDGTKEGTAGTTWDLAANKMTK; this is encoded by the coding sequence ATGGATGCAATCATTCTCGACCTCGGCGGCGACATCAAGGGCGACAGCCTGCTGGAAGGTTTCACGGACAAGATCGAGGTCATGTCCTACAGCCACAACGTGGCGATGCAAGTCACCAACGACGTCAGCAACTCGGAGCGCACCTCCGGTCGACCCCACATCGGTGAATTCACCCTGACCAAATTCATCGACAGCTCCACCCCTTCCCTCAACGAATATTGCTGCGCCGGCAAACCGATCCCGCAAGCCGTCATCACCATCGGCCGCAACGCCGCCGAAGGCAGCGGCCAGATCATGCCCTTCATCGTCTACACCCTAAGCAACGTCGTACTGTCCAACGTCAGTGTCAGTGGCGGTACGGGCGGCAAACCGGTGGAAACCCTGTCGCTGAATTTCACCAAGATCAAATGGGAACTCACCGCCCAGAAAGACGATGGCACCAAGGAAGGCACGGCGGGCACGACCTGGGACCTGGCGGCCAACAAGATGACCAAGTAA
- the tssE gene encoding type VI secretion system baseplate subunit TssE, translating into MAGFGLRPPLFERLAIQADEHGRVFDRQALQDSVHAELQRLFNTRRGPRTLTDPPSILDYGIADWTALQQQRSDDRRLLTREIHQAISHFEPRLQLGEVQVVPVPGHPQRLGIRLSGVLRGDPHSWPVAFVIEHAGDGLEVRHERLD; encoded by the coding sequence ATGGCTGGCTTCGGGCTTCGCCCGCCGCTGTTCGAACGCCTGGCCATCCAGGCGGATGAACACGGTCGGGTGTTCGACCGGCAGGCGCTACAGGACTCGGTCCACGCCGAACTGCAACGCCTGTTCAACACCCGACGCGGTCCCCGGACGCTGACCGATCCGCCGAGCATCCTGGATTACGGCATTGCCGACTGGACCGCGTTGCAACAGCAGCGCAGCGATGACCGGCGCCTGCTGACCCGGGAAATACACCAGGCCATCAGCCATTTCGAACCGCGCCTGCAACTGGGCGAGGTCCAGGTCGTCCCAGTACCGGGCCACCCGCAACGACTGGGCATACGGCTGTCGGGGGTGCTGCGTGGCGACCCGCACTCATGGCCCGTGGCATTTGTCATCGAGCACGCCGGCGACGGTCTTGAGGTGCGACATGAGCGACTCGATTGA
- the tssF gene encoding type VI secretion system baseplate subunit TssF — protein MSDSIDPQLLDYYQRELTWLRHAGSLFAERYPKVARRLELSPGECPDPHVERLLEGFALLAARLQRRLDDDYAEFSDALLEQLYPLAMRPLPSCAIVQFEPDPSKGNLDDGYPLPRDTPLFVTTDKGQSIHFRTTAAVHLWPLEVSEAVLLGSDEAQALTGVIQARSALRLNLRCLDERQWSTLEIDYLRVHLAASPMINAWLYDLLGAHTVKVLAGAPGSVPEPLAGLPRIVGFASDEALLPDEDGVHPGMRLLAEYFAFPDKFGFFDLPLAGATSDSSSLYLYIVFDRAPANRLPLQASDIALGCTPVINLFPRTSEPLRPDGTRSEYRLVADSHRENSVEIHSIRTVRATSSQGVRKVPAYYGSQHGNDQTCYWHARRVSGMSPNRLGTDLMVSLVDTQLDPLADTRDYSLTAELLCTSRHLAQSLPAGTPLGFERPGPVAWARLRNPPSPQSLPRLDGESRWRLVSQLTLNHLSLVEGPQALDALREILELHNLRDEASAHRQIEGVMGLGCDRVIAHVGEDAWRGWRNGLEVRLQLDPQHFVGSSAVLFSGVLAQFFSLYATANRFVRTVLVQSDREVKTWQPQAGKPLTL, from the coding sequence ATGAGCGACTCGATTGACCCGCAACTGCTGGATTACTATCAGCGCGAACTGACTTGGCTGCGCCATGCCGGAAGCCTGTTCGCCGAACGCTATCCTAAAGTCGCCCGGCGCCTGGAGCTGTCTCCCGGCGAATGCCCGGACCCACACGTCGAGCGGCTCCTGGAAGGCTTCGCGCTGCTGGCCGCCCGGCTGCAACGCCGACTGGACGACGACTACGCCGAATTCAGCGACGCCCTGCTCGAACAGCTGTATCCCCTGGCCATGCGCCCGTTGCCTTCCTGCGCCATCGTGCAGTTCGAGCCCGACCCGAGCAAAGGCAACCTCGACGACGGCTACCCCCTGCCCCGGGACACGCCGCTGTTTGTCACCACCGACAAGGGCCAGAGCATTCACTTTCGCACCACCGCCGCCGTGCACCTGTGGCCGCTGGAAGTCAGCGAAGCCGTGCTGCTGGGCAGTGACGAAGCCCAGGCGCTGACCGGTGTGATCCAGGCGCGTTCGGCCTTGCGCCTGAACCTGCGCTGCCTGGACGAGCGCCAATGGTCGACCCTGGAAATCGATTACCTGCGGGTGCACCTGGCAGCTTCGCCGATGATCAACGCCTGGCTGTACGATCTGCTTGGCGCGCACACGGTCAAGGTCCTGGCCGGCGCGCCGGGCAGCGTGCCGGAACCGCTGGCGGGCCTGCCGCGGATCGTCGGTTTCGCCAGCGACGAAGCCCTGCTGCCGGATGAGGACGGCGTGCATCCGGGCATGCGCCTGCTGGCGGAATACTTTGCCTTCCCCGACAAGTTCGGTTTCTTCGACCTGCCCCTGGCCGGTGCGACCAGCGACAGCTCGTCGCTGTACCTGTACATCGTCTTCGATCGCGCCCCCGCCAATCGCCTCCCGCTCCAGGCCAGCGACATCGCCCTGGGCTGCACGCCGGTGATCAACCTGTTTCCCAGGACCAGCGAACCCCTGCGCCCGGACGGCACCCGCAGCGAATACCGGCTGGTGGCCGACAGTCATCGGGAAAACAGTGTCGAGATCCACAGCATCCGCACCGTGCGTGCCACGTCCAGCCAGGGCGTGCGCAAGGTGCCGGCCTATTACGGCAGCCAGCACGGCAACGACCAGACCTGTTATTGGCATGCGCGACGGGTCAGCGGCATGAGCCCGAACCGGCTGGGCACCGACTTGATGGTCAGCCTGGTGGATACCCAGCTCGACCCACTCGCCGATACCCGCGACTACAGCCTCACCGCCGAACTGCTGTGCACCAGCCGGCACCTGGCCCAGAGCCTGCCGGCGGGCACGCCGCTGGGTTTCGAACGTCCGGGGCCGGTGGCCTGGGCGCGCCTGCGCAACCCGCCGAGCCCACAGAGTCTGCCACGCCTGGACGGTGAATCGCGCTGGCGGCTGGTGTCGCAATTGACCCTCAACCATTTGTCCCTGGTGGAAGGCCCCCAGGCGCTGGATGCACTGCGCGAGATCCTGGAGTTGCACAACCTGCGGGACGAGGCCAGTGCTCACCGCCAGATCGAAGGGGTCATGGGCCTGGGTTGCGACCGGGTCATCGCCCACGTCGGCGAAGACGCCTGGCGCGGCTGGCGCAATGGCCTGGAAGTCCGCCTGCAACTGGACCCACAGCATTTCGTCGGCAGCAGCGCCGTATTGTTCTCGGGCGTGCTGGCGCAGTTCTTTTCACTGTATGCCACCGCCAATCGCTTCGTGCGCACGGTGCTGGTCCAGTCCGACAGGGAGGTGAAGACATGGCAACCCCAAGCCGGCAAACCCCTGACACTCTGA
- the tssG gene encoding type VI secretion system baseplate subunit TssG — protein MATPSRQTPDTLNLSQRLRRDPQRFEWLQALLLLEREHPQAEPLGSGTAPHAEALRLRGPLTPLFAASEVENLSEEPGSSPVLTTPIFGLGGPDGPLPYAYQEWLQQRARARDHAPAEFLDLFQHRLLSLLYKVMRKHRIALGFTPPGASAVQAQLRALTGLLPKALQERQAAPDSAALACSALYADGRRSLAGFAAIVREQFGLPVELSAYEGGWREIPSASRSRLQAGGRNLCLGRSAVAGTRVWDEHAGVRLTLGPLSAAQAGGLLPNGETHPLLASLYALYFGPDLDCTLVLLVRGAGPLQLGRQAPPRLNWNGGLQRQSSLALQRIETRLRQPEIA, from the coding sequence ATGGCAACCCCAAGCCGGCAAACCCCTGACACTCTGAACCTGAGCCAGCGCCTGCGCCGCGATCCGCAGCGTTTCGAATGGCTCCAGGCCCTGTTGCTGCTGGAGCGTGAGCATCCCCAGGCCGAACCCCTGGGCAGCGGCACCGCGCCCCACGCCGAAGCGTTGCGCCTGCGGGGACCGTTGACGCCGCTGTTCGCCGCCAGCGAAGTCGAGAACCTGAGCGAGGAACCCGGCTCGTCGCCGGTGCTGACCACGCCGATCTTTGGCCTCGGCGGCCCCGACGGCCCGTTGCCCTACGCCTATCAGGAATGGCTGCAACAACGGGCACGGGCGCGGGATCATGCGCCGGCGGAATTTCTCGACCTGTTCCAGCACCGTCTGCTCAGCCTGCTCTACAAAGTGATGCGCAAGCACCGCATTGCCCTGGGCTTCACCCCTCCGGGCGCCTCCGCCGTGCAGGCCCAACTGCGAGCGCTGACCGGCCTGCTGCCCAAGGCCTTGCAGGAGCGCCAGGCCGCCCCCGACTCCGCCGCGCTGGCGTGCAGCGCGCTGTACGCCGACGGCCGTCGTTCCCTGGCCGGGTTCGCGGCCATTGTCCGCGAGCAGTTCGGACTGCCAGTGGAGCTGAGCGCGTATGAAGGTGGCTGGCGTGAAATCCCGTCGGCCAGCCGCAGCCGCTTGCAAGCGGGCGGCCGCAACTTGTGCCTGGGTCGCAGCGCAGTGGCCGGCACCCGGGTCTGGGACGAGCATGCCGGCGTGCGCCTGACCCTCGGCCCATTGAGCGCAGCCCAGGCCGGCGGATTGCTGCCCAATGGCGAGACCCATCCGCTGCTTGCCAGCCTGTATGCCCTGTATTTCGGCCCCGACCTGGATTGCACCCTGGTGCTGCTGGTCCGTGGTGCCGGCCCGTTGCAACTGGGCCGTCAGGCCCCGCCGCGACTGAACTGGAACGGCGGCCTGCAACGGCAATCGAGCCTGGCCCTGCAACGGATCGAAACCCGCCTTCGTCAGCCGGAGATCGCCTGA
- the tssH gene encoding type VI secretion system ATPase TssH, whose amino-acid sequence MELASLIGRLNPDNRRALERAAQRCMQRSHHYVEIEHLLLELLDIEGGDFACLLPRFGLERDAVAAETNKALDLFKSGSTRTPALSAQTIGLLEDAVVQASVLGLDSIRSGLLLLALLDRDERRSLLLNSASSLLRIPRDALRAHLLEWTESSREHVGVARPTKPGEAAQKQDPVLDQYTQDLTDDARNGRIDPIVGRDGEIRQCIDILLRRRQNNPILVGAPGVGKTAVVEGLALRIAAGDVPPSLQEVTLRVLDLGLLQAGAGVKGEFEQRLKGVIDAVRSAEKPIILFIDEAHTLIGAGGAEGGSDAANLLKPALARGELRTLAATTWLEYKKYFEKDPPLARRFQLVQVEEPDELTAVEMLRGVASKLEQHHGVQVLDAAIHEAVKLSHRYISGRQLPDKAISVLDTACARVALGQHDVPPPLESLRHRQNSLKDEVDRLRREQATGLDHRERITLLEGESTANVQAIRELETRWGEEREAVRELLDTRRELLALSERADAEKADTEVDNRIDHLAAELLRLEAGLDAIRQDDPLVPEQVDSKTVAAVIAGWTGIPVGKMLADEAHAVRTLGQRMGLRVMGQGTALNTIAQRLQAYRAGLTDPQKPVGVFLLVGPTGVGKTETAYALADALYGGERNLISINLSEYQEAHTVSQLKGAPPGYVGYGSGGVLTEAVRRKPYSVVLLDEIEKAHPDVLEAFYNVFDKGLMEDGTGLVVDFKNTVMLATSNVGAELLLDTPAAQLGSDAFNEALHKVLLQAFRPAFLARMTVVAYRPLDEATLEGIVLAKLEKLRGRYKAATGKQFEFDAGIVKAVLAKCSAAGARDVENVLMTQVTGKLAEWVLE is encoded by the coding sequence ATGGAACTGGCCAGCCTGATCGGACGCCTCAACCCGGACAACCGCCGCGCACTGGAACGGGCCGCGCAGCGCTGCATGCAGCGCAGTCATCACTACGTGGAAATCGAGCACCTGCTGCTGGAGTTGCTGGACATCGAAGGCGGCGACTTCGCCTGCCTGCTGCCGCGCTTCGGGCTTGAGCGTGACGCGGTGGCGGCGGAAACCAACAAGGCCCTGGACCTGTTCAAGTCCGGCAGCACCCGCACACCTGCGCTGTCGGCGCAAACCATCGGTTTGCTGGAAGACGCCGTGGTCCAGGCCAGCGTGCTCGGCCTGGACAGCATCCGCTCGGGGCTATTGCTGCTGGCGCTGCTGGACCGCGATGAGCGCCGTAGCCTGTTGCTCAACAGCGCCTCGTCGCTGCTGCGCATTCCCCGGGACGCCCTACGCGCCCATCTGCTGGAATGGACCGAAAGCTCCCGGGAGCATGTCGGCGTTGCCCGTCCAACCAAACCCGGGGAGGCAGCGCAAAAACAGGATCCGGTGCTCGACCAGTACACCCAGGACCTGACCGACGACGCCCGCAACGGCCGCATTGACCCCATCGTCGGGCGCGACGGTGAGATCCGCCAGTGCATCGACATCCTGCTCAGGCGCCGGCAGAACAACCCGATCCTCGTGGGCGCGCCGGGGGTCGGCAAAACCGCCGTGGTGGAGGGCCTGGCCCTGCGCATCGCCGCCGGGGATGTGCCGCCGTCACTGCAAGAGGTCACGCTGCGGGTGCTCGATCTCGGCCTGTTGCAGGCCGGCGCGGGGGTCAAGGGCGAATTCGAACAACGCCTCAAAGGCGTGATCGACGCGGTACGCAGCGCCGAGAAACCGATCATCCTGTTCATCGACGAAGCCCACACCCTGATCGGCGCTGGCGGCGCAGAGGGCGGCAGCGACGCGGCCAATCTGCTCAAACCGGCCCTGGCCCGGGGCGAACTGCGCACCCTGGCCGCCACCACCTGGCTGGAATACAAGAAATACTTCGAGAAAGACCCGCCCCTGGCCCGCCGCTTCCAACTGGTGCAGGTCGAAGAGCCGGACGAACTCACCGCCGTGGAAATGCTCCGTGGCGTGGCGAGCAAGCTGGAACAGCACCATGGCGTGCAAGTGCTGGATGCGGCGATCCACGAAGCAGTGAAGCTCTCCCACCGCTACATTTCCGGACGGCAACTGCCGGACAAGGCCATCAGCGTGCTCGACACCGCCTGCGCCCGGGTCGCCCTCGGCCAGCACGACGTACCGCCGCCACTGGAAAGCCTGCGGCACCGGCAGAACAGCCTCAAGGACGAAGTCGACCGCCTGCGCCGGGAACAGGCCACCGGCCTGGATCATCGCGAACGCATCACCCTGCTCGAAGGTGAATCCACCGCCAATGTGCAGGCCATCCGCGAACTGGAAACCCGCTGGGGTGAAGAACGCGAAGCCGTGCGCGAACTGCTCGACACCCGGCGCGAACTGCTGGCCCTGAGCGAACGGGCCGACGCTGAAAAAGCCGACACCGAAGTCGACAATCGCATCGACCACCTGGCCGCCGAACTGCTGCGCCTGGAAGCCGGCCTCGATGCCATTCGCCAGGACGATCCACTGGTGCCCGAGCAAGTGGACAGCAAGACCGTGGCCGCCGTGATCGCCGGCTGGACCGGCATTCCCGTGGGCAAAATGCTCGCCGATGAAGCCCATGCCGTGCGCACCCTCGGCCAGCGCATGGGCCTGCGGGTCATGGGCCAGGGCACCGCGCTCAACACCATCGCCCAACGCCTGCAAGCCTACCGCGCCGGCCTCACCGATCCGCAAAAGCCGGTGGGCGTGTTCCTGCTGGTCGGCCCCACTGGGGTGGGCAAGACCGAAACCGCCTATGCCCTGGCCGACGCCTTGTACGGCGGCGAACGCAACCTGATCAGCATCAACCTCTCGGAGTACCAGGAAGCCCACACGGTCAGCCAACTCAAAGGCGCCCCGCCCGGCTACGTCGGCTACGGCAGCGGTGGCGTACTTACCGAAGCGGTGCGGCGCAAACCCTATTCGGTGGTGCTGCTGGATGAAATCGAAAAGGCCCACCCGGATGTGCTCGAAGCATTCTACAACGTGTTCGACAAGGGTCTGATGGAGGACGGCACCGGCCTGGTGGTGGATTTCAAGAACACCGTGATGCTCGCCACCAGCAACGTCGGCGCCGAACTGCTACTGGACACACCGGCCGCGCAACTGGGCAGCGATGCCTTCAACGAAGCCCTGCACAAGGTGCTGCTGCAAGCGTTTCGTCCGGCGTTCCTGGCGCGCATGACGGTGGTGGCGTATCGACCGTTGGATGAGGCGACGCTGGAAGGGATTGTATTGGCGAAGTTGGAGAAATTGCGCGGACGCTACAAGGCGGCGACGGGCAAACAGTTCGAGTTCGATGCCGGGATCGTCAAGGCCGTACTGGCCAAGTGCAGCGCGGCGGGGGCGCGGGATGTGGAGAATGTGTTGATGACGCAGGTGACTGGGAAGTTGGCGGAGTGGGTGTTGGAATGA